From the Rhinolophus sinicus isolate RSC01 linkage group LG02, ASM3656204v1, whole genome shotgun sequence genome, one window contains:
- the ARSA gene encoding arylsulfatase A isoform X1 gives MVRYRPRIWSLVTSQSLPCAMVVLWALALALAAGLAAASPPNIVLIFADDLGYGDLGSYGHPSSTTPYLDQLASGGLRFTDFYVPVSLCTPSRAALLTGRLPVRMGLYPGVLEPGSRGGLPLEEVTLAEVLAARGYLTGMAGKWHLGVGPDGAFLPPHQGFHRFLGIPYSHDQGPCQNMTCFPPTTPCDGICDQGRVPIPLLANLSVEAQPPWLPGLEAHYVAFARHLMADAQRQGRPFFLYYASHHTHYPQFSGQNFARRSGRGPFGDSLMELDAAVGALITALGDLGLLGETLVIFTADNGPETMRMSHGGCSGLLRCGKGTTFEGGVREPAVAFWPGHIAPGVTHELASSLDLLPTLAALAGAPLPNVTLDGVDLSPLLLGTGKSPRQTLFFYPASPDEIRGVFAVRSGKYKAHFFTQGSAHSDTTADPACHAASPLTAHEPPLLFDLSQDPGENYNLLGCAAQVTPEALQAVKQLELLKAQFDAAMTFSPSQMARGEDPALQVCCRPGCSPWPSCCHCPEPQP, from the exons ATGGTCAGATACCGGCCGAGAATCT GGTCTCTTGTGACAAGCCAATCTTTGCCGTGTGCCATGGTGGTGCTGTGGGCACTCGCTCTGGCCTTGGCTGCAGGTCTGGCCGCTGCCAGCCCACCTAACATCGTGCTGATCTTTGCTGATGACCTGGGCTATGGGGACCTGGGCTCCTACGGCCACCCCAGCTCCACCACCCCCTACCTGGACCAGCTGGCCTCAGGGGGGCTTCGGTTCACCGACTTCTATGTACCGGTGTCTCTGTGCACGCCCTCCCG GGCTGCCCTCCTGACCGGCCGACTCCCAGTTCGGATGGGCCTGTACCCCGGAGTTCTGGAACCCGGCTCCCGAGGGGGCCTAcccctggaggaggtgacactggCTGAAGTCCTGGCTGCCCGAGGCTACCTGACAGGGATGGCTGGCAAGTGGCATCTTGGGGTGGGGCCTGACGGGGCCTTTCTGCCCCCCCATCAGGGCTTCCATCGATTTCTGGGCATCCCCTACTCCCATGACCAG GGCCCTTGTCAGAACATGACCTGCTTCCCGCCGACCACCCCCTGCGATGGCATCTGTGACCAGGGCCGAGTCCCTATCCCGCTACTGGCCAACCTGTCTGTGGAGGCGCAGCCCCCGTGGCTGCCCGGACTCGAGGCACACTATGTGGCCTTTGCTCGCCACCTCATGGCTGATGCCCAGCGCCAGGGCCGCCCGTTCTTCCTGTACTACGCCTCCCAC CACACCCACTACCCCCAGTTTAGTGGGCAGAACTTCGCCAGGCGCTCAGGCCGCGGGCCGTTCGGGGACTCCTTGATGGAGCTGGATGCGGCTGTGGGGGCACTGATAACGGCCCTGGGGGACTTGGGGCTGCTTGGAGAAACACTGGTCATCTTCACCGCAGACAATGG ACCGGAGACCATGCGGATGTCCCACGGCGGCTGCTCTGGCCTCCTGCGGTGTGGGAAGGGAACCACCTTCGAGGGTGGTGTCCGAGAGCCTGCCGTGGCCTTCTGGCCAGGCCACATCGCTCCCG GCGTGACCCACGAGCTGGCCAGCTCCCTGGACCTACTGCCCACCCTGGCAGCCCTGGCCGGGGCCCCACTGCCCAATGTCACCTTGGATGGGGTCGATCTCAGCCCGCTGCTGCTGGGCACAGGCAAG AGCCCCCGGCAGACTCTGTTCTTCTACCCGGCCTCCCCAGATGAGATCCGGGGCGTCTTTGCCGTGCGGAGCGGGAAGTACAAGGCCCACTTCTTCACCCAGG gctctGCCCACAGCGACACCACGGCGGACCCTGCCTGCCACGCTGCCAGCCCCCTGACTGCCCACGAGCCCCCTCTGCTCTTTGACTTGTCTCAGGACCCTGGTGAGAACTACAACCTCCTGGGGTGTGCGGCCCAGGTCACCCCAGAGGCCCTGCAGGCGGTGAAGCAACTCGAGCTGCTCAAGGCCCAATTTGATGCAGCCATGACCTTCAGCCCCAGCCAGATGGCCCGGGGGGAGGACCCTGCCCTGCAGGTCTGCTGTCGGCCGGGCTGCAGTCCCTGGCCATCCTGCTGCCATTGCCCAGAGCCCCAGCCCTGA
- the ARSA gene encoding arylsulfatase A isoform X2 has protein sequence MVRYRPRIWSLVTSQSLPCAMVVLWALALALAAGLAAASPPNIVLIFADDLGYGDLGSYGHPSSTTPYLDQLASGGLRFTDFYVPVSLCTPSRAALLTGRLPVRMGLYPGVLEPGSRGGLPLEEVTLAEVLAARGYLTGMAGKWHLGVGPDGAFLPPHQGFHRFLGIPYSHDQGPCQNMTCFPPTTPCDGICDQGRVPIPLLANLSVEAQPPWLPGLEAHYVAFARHLMADAQRQGRPFFLYYASHHTHYPQFSGQNFARRSGRGPFGDSLMELDAAVGALITALGDLGLLGETLVIFTADNGPETMRMSHGGCSGLLRCGKGTTFEGGVREPAVAFWPGHIAPGVTHELASSLDLLPTLAALAGAPLPNVTLDGVDLSPLLLGTGKMRSGASLPCGAGSTRPTSSPRALPTATPRRTLPATLPAP, from the exons ATGGTCAGATACCGGCCGAGAATCT GGTCTCTTGTGACAAGCCAATCTTTGCCGTGTGCCATGGTGGTGCTGTGGGCACTCGCTCTGGCCTTGGCTGCAGGTCTGGCCGCTGCCAGCCCACCTAACATCGTGCTGATCTTTGCTGATGACCTGGGCTATGGGGACCTGGGCTCCTACGGCCACCCCAGCTCCACCACCCCCTACCTGGACCAGCTGGCCTCAGGGGGGCTTCGGTTCACCGACTTCTATGTACCGGTGTCTCTGTGCACGCCCTCCCG GGCTGCCCTCCTGACCGGCCGACTCCCAGTTCGGATGGGCCTGTACCCCGGAGTTCTGGAACCCGGCTCCCGAGGGGGCCTAcccctggaggaggtgacactggCTGAAGTCCTGGCTGCCCGAGGCTACCTGACAGGGATGGCTGGCAAGTGGCATCTTGGGGTGGGGCCTGACGGGGCCTTTCTGCCCCCCCATCAGGGCTTCCATCGATTTCTGGGCATCCCCTACTCCCATGACCAG GGCCCTTGTCAGAACATGACCTGCTTCCCGCCGACCACCCCCTGCGATGGCATCTGTGACCAGGGCCGAGTCCCTATCCCGCTACTGGCCAACCTGTCTGTGGAGGCGCAGCCCCCGTGGCTGCCCGGACTCGAGGCACACTATGTGGCCTTTGCTCGCCACCTCATGGCTGATGCCCAGCGCCAGGGCCGCCCGTTCTTCCTGTACTACGCCTCCCAC CACACCCACTACCCCCAGTTTAGTGGGCAGAACTTCGCCAGGCGCTCAGGCCGCGGGCCGTTCGGGGACTCCTTGATGGAGCTGGATGCGGCTGTGGGGGCACTGATAACGGCCCTGGGGGACTTGGGGCTGCTTGGAGAAACACTGGTCATCTTCACCGCAGACAATGG ACCGGAGACCATGCGGATGTCCCACGGCGGCTGCTCTGGCCTCCTGCGGTGTGGGAAGGGAACCACCTTCGAGGGTGGTGTCCGAGAGCCTGCCGTGGCCTTCTGGCCAGGCCACATCGCTCCCG GCGTGACCCACGAGCTGGCCAGCTCCCTGGACCTACTGCCCACCCTGGCAGCCCTGGCCGGGGCCCCACTGCCCAATGTCACCTTGGATGGGGTCGATCTCAGCCCGCTGCTGCTGGGCACAGGCAAG ATGAGATCCGGGGCGTCTTTGCCGTGCGGAGCGGGAAGTACAAGGCCCACTTCTTCACCCAGG gctctGCCCACAGCGACACCACGGCGGACCCTGCCTGCCACGCTGCCAGCCCCCTGA